AAAGATTCCGAAGTAAAAAATCCAGATATTCGAAAATAACTTATTGATTCTTTTAAAACTGGTATGTAAAAATCATTTAAAATGTCATCAATTTCAGAAGAATAAGTTCTTTTCAAAATCAATTTTTTAAAGCTCATAGATCACCTTCTAAATAAAAAATATTATTAAATTTTGAGGCTTTAGTATTTGTTTTACGGTATTTTTTTAATTTTCATAAAAGATTTCGATTTTGGTTTGTAATTACTATAATAAATTTTAATATTTATCAAAAAATATTGGCCAAAGTAAAAACTATTTGTCAGTTAATCTAATCATTTTAGGATGTGCAGAAAGTCTATTTATAACATTAGTAACATATATATAATCTATGCTTTCAGCATTCTCTCATTCATTCCTCTCATCTTTATCCTCTGCTTCAGCTTTTCTAAATACCATTCTATTTTCTATCTTTTACTATTTATCAACTTATTTGTTTCGTTTTTCATAAATTCTTTCCCTTTATTTCCACTAGGCCTTATATTTAGAAATTAACAATTTTATATATTTTTTAGCTATCCACCACTTTTTTCCTTTTTTGGCAGCTATCAATTTTCCTCGCTTTATCATCTTAAGAACACTATCAGGCTTTATTCCAAGCACTTTAGATGCTTCATTAACATCTATTGTTTGTTCAGTTAAACAAATATAATTGTCTATTGCTCTAATAAGTTGTTCAAATATTAGGTTAGATAGTTCCTTAGTTTGCTCTTTGGTAAACATTTTATCCAAATATTCTGGTGTAAAATCTTTAGGCGAATGTTTGAATATATTCCTTATTCCCTCTTCAGCTTTTTCAAGCGCAGTTATATATTCATCTCTCTCACTTTGGTCAATGCCTTTTATTGTTATGTTTATATAACCATTTTTTAGAAGGTAAAAATTGAGAAGAATTCTTCCAATTCTACCGTTGCCATCTTCAAAAGGATGAATTGATTCAAATAATACATGTATTCTTGCTGCTGCCTCATGAATTGGATGGTGTAAATAAGCATATTCAGTATAACTACACTACAATCTAATCCAATCGTTTATATCATATTCAGGCGGTTCAATTTTTGCACCAATTATTTTTATCTTTCCTATACGAAAGATTCCAAGTTTTTGTGGTTTGATAATCCCATCAAATAACATTTTGTGAGCTGTTTTTACTGCTGCAAGACATGGATAATTTTCACCTGTTTTGTAAAGCTCAATTGCAAAATTATATAAAAACTTAGCTGTCCGAAAATGATTTACAACATGAGATGCTGAACGATATTTTCCATTAAGTGCATCAAAAAGTTCGTCTTCATCTACAAAAATACCCTCTATCATTATTGAATTCCTGGTTTCTTCACCTAATATGTAAAGCCATTCTTTGTTAGAAATGTCTATAAAATTCAGTTTAAGTATCTCTTGACGCTTTTTTAATAATTCGGTTTTGTTTTGTAACATAATATCATCACCTTTAAGTCCGTCATTAAAATTAATTTTATATTGGTAAATATCAATTTATATATATAATATCACAGTTTAATTACTTGTCCGGAATCGTATCTCAACAATAAAATCGGATATATATTTACAATGACTTAATATAATAGTTGATTTTAATTAGGATTTGTTGTCTTTTCAAAAGATTCTTCCAGTGCTTATTTTAATGCATAAACAAATCAAAAATATACCCTCAATTATCAAAAAATCCAAAATTAAGCATTTGATTTACAGATTCAACAGGGAAATGTCATCTCGACTTTCTTTACATAATTAAGTATTCTATTTATTTTTTTTAATCGAAAATAAATTTAGATATTTTTTGATATTTCTATGTTAAATAAGAGTTTTTCACTTTTCCTATTTAATAAGTACTATAGAAAATTCTATTGATATAGATTGAAATAAAATATCATAATCTATACTAGTTAAAATAAATTCAATAAAAATCGACTCTAAATGCCGTCATTTTTGATATTTAAGGTATTAATCCAACAATCGCAGCAAATCTTTTTTTCGTATTCTCTTTCCTATAGGAATAAAAATAATCTGTATTACTGCAAGTATCAATTAGTGATATTTCAATATTTCTAACTCCAATTTCATATATTTGATTTTCGGCTATTCTCCATAGATTAACAAAGTATTTATTATTACGTACTTTGATAAACATATCACCAAATTTTTTTTCAAACTTTTCTGCTACATCTTTGCCCACTTCAAAGCTTTCAGGCCCTATAGATGGGCCTATGCTTACAAAAATATTTTCAGGATTACTACCAAATTCATCTATCATTTTGATAATAAGATGTTTTGGCATATCAATCAAAGTTCCACGCCATCCTGAATGGGCAACACCTAAAACATTTTTAATAGGATCATATGCAATTATTGGCATACAATCTGCATATTTGGTGACTAAAAATATTCCCTTTTCATCTGTAATAAGACCATCTGTTGTAATAATTACATTTTCATAAAATTCACCTTTTAAGTCTTTACGAGTTACATATTCAACTCTGTTCTTATGAACTTGATTTGTAAAGATAAATTTGTTTAAATCTAGTCCTAAATTGTCTGAAAGTAAAATATAATGATCTTTAAAATTTTCATTATTAAAAGACATGTCAAGCTCCTCAATATTAAATTGATTTTCACTTACTTTTCGTGTTGTAAC
Above is a window of Thermosipho japonicus DNA encoding:
- a CDS encoding helix-turn-helix domain-containing protein, which codes for MFTKEQTKELSNLIFEQLIRAIDNYICLTEQTIDVNEASKVLGIKPDSVLKMIKRGKLIAAKKGKKWWIAKKYIKLLISKYKA
- the pgeF gene encoding peptidoglycan editing factor PgeF; translation: MQIGNYVCKEINGLFLCRSSLLCQFNKLFHIVTTRKVSENQFNIEELDMSFNNENFKDHYILLSDNLGLDLNKFIFTNQVHKNRVEYVTRKDLKGEFYENVIITTDGLITDEKGIFLVTKYADCMPIIAYDPIKNVLGVAHSGWRGTLIDMPKHLIIKMIDEFGSNPENIFVSIGPSIGPESFEVGKDVAEKFEKKFGDMFIKVRNNKYFVNLWRIAENQIYEIGVRNIEISLIDTCSNTDYFYSYRKENTKKRFAAIVGLIP